The Methanobrevibacter sp. TLL-48-HuF1 genomic sequence AAGAAATAGTATTGCCATAAACAACATAAATATTACCCTCTTCATCTATAATAGGGCTTGAAATTAAAGCTAATGAATTGCTCCAAAGAACTTTTAAAGATTTAATACCATTATATGGAGATTGTCCGGAATTTTGAGCATCATGCCCTGTCATAGCCCATTGAGGGCTTGTAACATTATCATCAGGGTTTGCTACAATTGGTTGGTTTAATCTAATTGATTGAATATTTAAAGATTTTAATAAATTAGAATCTTCTGGAGTGCAATTAATAAAAGTATTATTTACACCTCTAATGGTTTGATTACAATTAATAAAAGTATTATTTTCAAACGTGTAATTACCAGCAGAAATTTGTACGGTGTTTTCAGTAATATTAGACCAATGATTATTAAAAGTATTATTATACACTTGTAAAAATGGAACTCCACCAGTAGCATTAGGATAGTTTGCATTAAATGCACAAATAGCTAATCCATTTCCTGCTGAATTATTAGTGAAATTAGAACCATGGACATTTAAATATCCCCCATTTAATGCAGTAATTGCTCCACCATTTCCATCAACTGCAGTATTTTTATTATTTTTGAAACTGCAATTTTCAATAGTGATATTATAAGAAGATCCGAAATTATAAGATCCTATAGCTCCACCACCAGTAGTAGTATCACATATATTTTCATCAAAAGTGGAATTATATACTTCAAGTTTACTGTAAGTAAATAATGCTCCACCATTCCATCCTGCATGATTTTTTATAAATTTAGAACCACTAATACGAGTTTGAGCATTAGAATGAGTGTGAATTGCTCCAGCCCACCAAGTAGCATTATTACCAACAAACATTGAATTGGTTACATTTAAAATACCACAGTTATTAATAGCTCCAGGTTCTACACTTGCATTATTATTTACAAAATTACAATTATCCACATTCATACGAACATTACTACCATAATTAGTTATAGTACCATATTGTGTATGACAATTAGTAAAAGTACAGTTGTCAAGATTCATTAAGCCTTGAGTATTATAAACTACAGAAGTTTTACCAGCACCAGTAGTAATATTTGAAAAAATACAGTTATTTAATTCATTATTTCCAGCAGACTGGATAAAAATTTTACAATTACTATCTTTAAAATTCACATTTAAAAATGTAATATTAAGATTAGAATTAGAATTAAAAAATGGAATAAGATTAGGATTATTAGTTGTGATATAAGTATCAGAACTACCTATTATAGTAGCACTATTTCCAAAAACAATTTGACTATTTGCATTATAAGACTGACCAGTTAAAGTAATAACTTTATCACCACTACTTTGACAAGCTGTTTTTAACTCATCCCAAGTAGCTGCACTTGTACTAGCCACCTCCTGATTTTGTCCAACATCAATAATTGATGCTTCATCAACTGAAATACAATCATCTACACTTGAAGTAACTTCAACAGTAGAATTATCATTTAAATCAGTTGCACTAACAGCACCAATACTACAAATCATCACTAAACAAGCGATTAAAATATATTTATAGTTTGATTTAATATTAAATCCCCCAATTAAATTATGCTAGTTAAGTAAACTCAATAAATTATTCAATACCAATCATCTTTAAAAAAAACAAATGTAAATATAACTGGATATTTATTAAATAAGTCTTAACTAATTGAATTATTTATCAACATAGTATATAAATATAGTTATAAATTACCTAAAATAACAATATACGTAAAATATATTTAATAATTTAAAAAAAAAATAAACAATCTCATAAAATTTATGGAACAATATGTGCTGATTATAAATCAAATAAAATTTATAGTATAAGTTGTTAATATATTTAATATAAATAATAAGGAGAGGAATTTTGTGAAAAATAGAAAAAAAATAATTTTAATATTGTTGATTCTAGGATTATTTTTTATAGCATTAACCACAGTTAATGCTGAGGATAATTCAACTGCCACTTTAAATCAACCTAACATCAACAATGTTGAAATTTATGAAGAGGACAGCTCGACAGATATTGATGAATCGAATCAGAATAGCAAAAATATTGTTAAAAATGATTATAACTCAGAAAATGCACTTTTTAAAATCAAACCCGAAGATAAAATTGGAGACAACATATTTATCGGTCCAAGATATTCGTCTATTGAACTTACAATAACAGTTAATAACACAAATGATTTTAACAAAACGGGAAATATAACTGTAAATATTCATGTAACCGGCAAATTTACAATGGGTGAAGACGAATTTAACAAAACTTCTTTAATAATTTATGAAAATGACACCATCATAAAACAAAAAAACCTAAGCGAATTAAACCTACCTCCTTACCAACATTATACCACACCTGGAAATTACACATTCGATATAACTTTTCCATACCATGTGCAAGATAAAAGTATTTTAAAAGTGTATGCATTTGGAATATATTCCAATACTCTTGTTTTTGAAAAATTAAACAATTTACAATTAATAAATTTAACAAATAACAACATAATTATAGACAATACAATCAAATCCAATATTAGCTGGACAAATTCCATAAATTCTATTAAAAAGGCATTAGAGTTAGTTGAAAATAAAGGAACAATATACCTATCTAATTTTAACATAATCCATGACACCAATGAAAGTATTATAATAAATAAATCCGTTACAATAATTGGAAATAATGTTACTCTTAATGGATTTGAAAAAGAAAGCCTCTTCAATATAACAAATAATGCAGAAGTTACTTTTGTAAATTTAACAATCACAAATACCACAGGTTACAGCATAAATACAGAAGGAAAAGTTAATTTAATAAATTGTACATTTAAAAATATCCTTGGAAGAGCAATCAATAATACTGGGATGCTAAATTTAACTAATACATTATTTAACACTGATTCTATCTACCAACACCCCAAAGTAACTAATTTAAACAAAAATACAAATAATGGATTAATTTATAATGCAGGAACATTACATATAACAAATTGTAAATTTAATAATATTTACATTCCAAATCAAATAATAATGAAAAATAAGAATATAACCTGGATAGGAATAATTTATAATACTGAAAATGGTATACTGTCCATGGCCGACTCAAAATTTACAAATATTGAATTTAGAGCTATTAAAAACAATGGAAAAATAAATATTACTAATACTTCTTTTGAAAATAAAACAAAACTTCAAATAAATCAGATAATAAATGATACCACTTATCAAACATTAAATAATTATATATATCAGTCATATAGGGAAAAAGCTATAAAAAGTGTAGATGGATCAATAATTCATAATTCAAATATAATGATAATTGAAAATTCAAGTTTCAGAAATATCATGGATATTACTAATAATCAGGGTTATTTTAGTTCTTATATTGCACCTACAGATTATTTTGGATCTTTTGGATGGTTTGGAAGTGATAAAGGAATTATATATAATATTGGAAACTTTAAAATTAAAAATACATCATTTAACAATGTAAAAACAAAAACTGGGGGGGCAATCTATAACTCAGGAATTGGAACTATTGAAAATTCAAATTTTAATAATTTGACTTCAATTGGAAATGGTGGTTCCATATTAAATACTGAGAAATTAATTATAATAAATACAAACATTAGCAACTCAAAAACAAGAAACAATGGAGGAGGAATATATAATATAGGAGATTTAAATGCCACAAATATTATGATAACAACTTCCGAAGCAACACAAAGTGGTGCCATAACATATACTGCAGGTGGAGGAATATATAATGCAGGGAACATGTATCTTTTAAATTCATCAATAAGTAAAACATCAATAGGCAATACTAAGATCTACGGATCTGCAATTGAAAATACTGGAAATATGACCTTAAACAAAACTATAATCCACAATATAACTGGATATAGAGCAATACATAACGATGAAACAGGTAACTTATTAATAACCAATTCTATAATAAAAAACAATAAAATTTACTCAATAAAAAACTATGCAAATAAAGTTTTTTATGGCGCAATAGAAAATTCAGGTATTTTAACAATTAATAAAACAATCTTTGACAACAACATTAATGGAGATAACGATTTCTATTATCTTTCAGGAGCATTTAATATTTATAATAAAGGTACTTTAAATGCATTTTACAATATATTCATAAATACAAAACATTTAACTGTAAAAACACATGTTTACTACATTACCCCAACAGACCCATATGCATTCCTATTTAATGAAGGTACTATAAATATGGATTACAACTATTTTTGTACAAATACTAATCCTTATCCAAAAGATTCAAACACTGAAATAGGCAATTATCTTATATTCACATTTAAACCAGAATATAAATCTTTAAAAATTGGAGATACTATTCAACTTAAAGTAGATTTAAAACTAGCTAATGGAAAACTATTTACAGATTATAACTTACTTCCTGAAATGAATGTTACATTTACCACTATAATTGATGGAAAAGAAGTAAATATAACTAAACCTTTAATAAATGGAACCACCGTATTAGAATATAATTACACTTCTCAAAAAGGCCAATACAAAGTTTATGCTAATTTAGGAGGACACACAGAAGAAATAATTCTTGATGTTGGAAAAGAAACTTCAAAAATAGATGTGGATTTCAATAACAACATTATCTACGGTGAAGATGCAATATTTAAAATTAAAGTAAACGGAAACTACACACACATCCCAACTGGAAATGTAACAGTCATTATTAACGATAAAAAATATTCCATAAACTTAACTAATGGATTAGCTAATTTAACACTCACTAATTTAACACCTGGAACTTATAGTATTAAAATAATTTACGAAGGCGACTCAGATTATGCTAAAGTCTTCTATTACTGCAATTATACTGTAAATAAACATCCAACTACATTAAATATTACTGCACCTGAAGTTAAAATCGGGCAAAACGGAGAACTAATTATAAATCTTGAACCTGAAGGTTCCCAAACACAAGGTTACTTTTACATCAATGGAGAACTTAAACAAATAATTTACATTTATGCCGGAAAAACTACAATTCCACTTAAAAACTTTGCTGTTGGAGAATATAACCTTACAGTTGTTTTATGGGATTCAAAATACTATGAAAGCAGCAATGCAAGTACAATTTTTAAAGTAAGTAAATTTAACACTAATTTAACAATAAATGTAGATGATGTTAAAGCTGGAGAAGATGCAACAGCTACAATAACTGTAAATCCAAGCAATCTTCGCGGAGAAGCTATACTCTGTGTAAATGGCATAAATACTACAATATTTTTAAAATCAGAAGTAACAAACATTACACTACACAATTTAACTAGCGGAAGTTATAATGTAACTGTTTATTATCCCGGAGACTCCAAATACGCCCCATCAACTGCAACAACAACATTTAAAGTTCTAAGAGATTCATGCAATCTAACTGTAAATATTACATATAACAATGATTTAACCGGAATCATCAATGTAAAAACTAATCCCAACACCTGTACCGGCGAAGTTGGAGTTTATATCAATAAAGAATTCTATAAATTAACTCTCACAAACGGAACAGCTGTATTTAATGTTAATTTCACAAAAGGAAGCAATTACATTTATGTTTTATACCTTGGAGATAAACAGTTTGAATCTGCAAGCTGGAATACCACAATAAACATAACAAGCATTGATTTTATATTAACTGGTGAGAATTTAACAATCAAAGAGCAGGATAACTCAATATATCACTTTAATTTAACAGACAAACAAGGAAATCCTTACACCTATACAAAAGTTGAAATAAACATAGATAACAAAAATTACACAGTAATGACAAATTCTAAAGGTTTAGGTTATCTTAATTTAAATTTAAAAGCAGGAGAATATATCCTTAAAGCAACATTCAATGGAATTACAGCCAAAAACAAAATTATTGTAAAACCAGCAGATTTAAATATTGACATTAAAGACATTTTAGCCGGAGAAACTGAAGTAATTACTGTTAAATTACCTGCCAATGCAACAGGAACTATATTATTTGTTATAGATGGTAAAACTTACAGTAAAACATTGAAAAATGGAACTGCAAGTGTTGAAATAGCTAATTTAACCTTAGGAAAACATACATTAAAAGTAATTTACTCAGGAGATTCCAACTATACCAATAACACAAAAGAAGTTGAATTCAATATTAAAAACTCATTATCCTCCATTACAATCAATACAATTAAAGACAGTATCTATGGTGAATCCATTACTATAACAGCCAACATTACAAGCGGTGCAAATGGAAACGTTACTTTTACTATTGACCATGACTCAAAAACTGTTGAAATAGTAAACGGAGTAGCCAAAGTTACATTCAATAAAGTCAATGCAGGAAATAAAAATGTTAAAGCAACCTACAACGGAAACAATATTTACCAAGGCTCCTCTGACACCAAAGAATTTAAAATAGCTAAAGCACCTTCAAATATAAACATTATAACTTCAGAAATCATAGAAGGCCAAAATATTAGAATATATGCAGTAGTAAATGATGATGCTACAGGTAATGTTACATTTAGAATTTTAGGATTATATTCACCAAGAAATAAAACCATCAGCAACGGTAATGCATCATGGTTAATTTCACCATTAACAAGTGGATCATACACCATAAATGCATATTATAATGGAGATAATAATTATTTAAGTTCCAATACAACTAAAATACTTGTAATCAATCAAACAAGAAGTATATTGAAAGTTAATGTTGAAATAGGTGAAAATGAAATAATATTTAGTGCAACTCTTAAAACAGAAGATGGAAGACCAATTACAGGTAATGTAACTTTAGAGCTTAATAAAGAGTTCTATAAAATAGTAATAACTGATGGTGTTGGTTTTAGAAGCTTTGATAAACTTCCAGAGGGCAAATACACATATTCTGCAACATATAAAGGAACTGATAAAATTTCTCGAGCTACTGACAACGGAACTTTTGAAATCAAATCTGTTGAGTATAATGTTATTTTAAATGCTCCTGATGTTAAAATGATTTATCATGACGGTACAAGATTTATAGCTACTTTAACTGATAAACAGGGAAATCCTATAAGAGATGCTGCAATTGAAATAACAATTAACGGAAAAACCTATACTAAAACAACAGATGAAAAAGGTGTTGTAAGTTTAGGATTGAGCTTGGACAGTGGAATATACACAGTAACTGTTAACTTTAAAGGATTATTAAACTATACTCCGATAACCAGGCAGGCGAAAGTTACTATTGAACCGACAGTTAAAGGATTGGACGTTGTTAAAATGTTTAGAAACAATACTCAGTATTATGCTATATTTACTGATTCACAGGGAAATCCTCTTAAAAACAAAGATATTCAGTTTAATATCAATGGTGTCTTTTACACTAAAACCACCAATGATAAAGGAATAGCTATGATGGGTATTAACTTAAATCCCGGCAAATATGTTATAACAGCAATTAACCTTGTTACTGGTGAGCAGTCAGGTAATAATATTACTGTAAAATCACTGATTGTTCAAAATGATTTAACTAAATACTATTTGAATGCTTCCAGATTCCAGACAACCATCTACAACAAGGACGGATCATTAGCTGCAAACAAGGAAGTAACCTTTAACATCAACGGTGTATTCTACCACAAAAAAACAGATGAAAACGGTATTGCAAGCCTGGGAATCTCTTTAAGACCTGGAGAATACATAATAACCACAATGGTTGACGGATTAAGTATAGGAAACAAAGTCAATGTATTGCCGACATTAATTACTAAAAACTTAAACATGAAATACCTGGACGGAAGCAGCTTCACTGCACAAACATTAGACGGTCAAGGCAAACCAATAGCTAACCAAAATGTATCATTTAATGTAAACGGAGTATTTTACCACAAACTCACAGACAATAACGGTATTGCCAAATTAGGAATCAGACTGATGGCCGGTGAATACATCATAACTTCCTACTGGAACGACTTCCAAACAGGAAACACAATAAAAATATCTTAAGAGAATTAACTAATTCTCTTTTATTTTTTTAAACAAAACAGATAATCTTTAATAGCTTCTTTATAGCTTCTTAAAGGTTCAAAACCATTATCGACCCATCTTTTATTATTTAAAACTGAATAGCTAGGTCTTGGTGCAGGTCTTGCAAATTCACTAGCTGTTACCGGAGTGACTTTTACATCCACTTCTGCTACTTCAAAGATATATTTTGCAAATTCACACCATGAACAGCTTCCGGAGTTTGTAATATGATAAATACCATAATAATCAGTTTCTATTAATTTTCCAATGGCTTCTGCTAAATCCAGAGTGTATGTCGGAGTTCCTACTTCATCATAAACTACTGTTAATTCATCATGTGTTTTAGCCAGTTCCAGCATTGTTTTTGGGAAATTGCCTCCATTAATTCCATATAACCATGCTGTACGAACAATAAAAAATTTATCGAGTATTTCCTGAATAGCCTCTTCACCTTCAAGTTTACTTTTTCCATAAACACTTATAGGACCAATTTCATCATCTTCAACCCATGGAGTGTCATTTTTGCCATTGAAAACATAATCTGTACTGATATGGACTAATGGACAGTCAGCTTCCCTGCATCCAATAGCCAAATTCCTTACACCTTCCCCATTTACACTGAAAGCCAGTTTCTGGTTTTCTTCACATCCGTCAACATTGGTGTATGCTGCAGAATTTATAACTATATCAGGTTTATTTTCTTTTATAAATTCAACTGTATGCTCTTTATCAGTAATGTCCAATGTTTTAGATGTTGTAAGTATAAGTTCATGTTTGTCATTTAAAACATCTGTCAAATCATGACCTAACAT encodes the following:
- a CDS encoding Ig-like domain repeat protein, with product MKNRKKIILILLILGLFFIALTTVNAEDNSTATLNQPNINNVEIYEEDSSTDIDESNQNSKNIVKNDYNSENALFKIKPEDKIGDNIFIGPRYSSIELTITVNNTNDFNKTGNITVNIHVTGKFTMGEDEFNKTSLIIYENDTIIKQKNLSELNLPPYQHYTTPGNYTFDITFPYHVQDKSILKVYAFGIYSNTLVFEKLNNLQLINLTNNNIIIDNTIKSNISWTNSINSIKKALELVENKGTIYLSNFNIIHDTNESIIINKSVTIIGNNVTLNGFEKESLFNITNNAEVTFVNLTITNTTGYSINTEGKVNLINCTFKNILGRAINNTGMLNLTNTLFNTDSIYQHPKVTNLNKNTNNGLIYNAGTLHITNCKFNNIYIPNQIIMKNKNITWIGIIYNTENGILSMADSKFTNIEFRAIKNNGKINITNTSFENKTKLQINQIINDTTYQTLNNYIYQSYREKAIKSVDGSIIHNSNIMIIENSSFRNIMDITNNQGYFSSYIAPTDYFGSFGWFGSDKGIIYNIGNFKIKNTSFNNVKTKTGGAIYNSGIGTIENSNFNNLTSIGNGGSILNTEKLIIINTNISNSKTRNNGGGIYNIGDLNATNIMITTSEATQSGAITYTAGGGIYNAGNMYLLNSSISKTSIGNTKIYGSAIENTGNMTLNKTIIHNITGYRAIHNDETGNLLITNSIIKNNKIYSIKNYANKVFYGAIENSGILTINKTIFDNNINGDNDFYYLSGAFNIYNKGTLNAFYNIFINTKHLTVKTHVYYITPTDPYAFLFNEGTINMDYNYFCTNTNPYPKDSNTEIGNYLIFTFKPEYKSLKIGDTIQLKVDLKLANGKLFTDYNLLPEMNVTFTTIIDGKEVNITKPLINGTTVLEYNYTSQKGQYKVYANLGGHTEEIILDVGKETSKIDVDFNNNIIYGEDAIFKIKVNGNYTHIPTGNVTVIINDKKYSINLTNGLANLTLTNLTPGTYSIKIIYEGDSDYAKVFYYCNYTVNKHPTTLNITAPEVKIGQNGELIINLEPEGSQTQGYFYINGELKQIIYIYAGKTTIPLKNFAVGEYNLTVVLWDSKYYESSNASTIFKVSKFNTNLTINVDDVKAGEDATATITVNPSNLRGEAILCVNGINTTIFLKSEVTNITLHNLTSGSYNVTVYYPGDSKYAPSTATTTFKVLRDSCNLTVNITYNNDLTGIINVKTNPNTCTGEVGVYINKEFYKLTLTNGTAVFNVNFTKGSNYIYVLYLGDKQFESASWNTTINITSIDFILTGENLTIKEQDNSIYHFNLTDKQGNPYTYTKVEINIDNKNYTVMTNSKGLGYLNLNLKAGEYILKATFNGITAKNKIIVKPADLNIDIKDILAGETEVITVKLPANATGTILFVIDGKTYSKTLKNGTASVEIANLTLGKHTLKVIYSGDSNYTNNTKEVEFNIKNSLSSITINTIKDSIYGESITITANITSGANGNVTFTIDHDSKTVEIVNGVAKVTFNKVNAGNKNVKATYNGNNIYQGSSDTKEFKIAKAPSNINIITSEIIEGQNIRIYAVVNDDATGNVTFRILGLYSPRNKTISNGNASWLISPLTSGSYTINAYYNGDNNYLSSNTTKILVINQTRSILKVNVEIGENEIIFSATLKTEDGRPITGNVTLELNKEFYKIVITDGVGFRSFDKLPEGKYTYSATYKGTDKISRATDNGTFEIKSVEYNVILNAPDVKMIYHDGTRFIATLTDKQGNPIRDAAIEITINGKTYTKTTDEKGVVSLGLSLDSGIYTVTVNFKGLLNYTPITRQAKVTIEPTVKGLDVVKMFRNNTQYYAIFTDSQGNPLKNKDIQFNINGVFYTKTTNDKGIAMMGINLNPGKYVITAINLVTGEQSGNNITVKSLIVQNDLTKYYLNASRFQTTIYNKDGSLAANKEVTFNINGVFYHKKTDENGIASLGISLRPGEYIITTMVDGLSIGNKVNVLPTLITKNLNMKYLDGSSFTAQTLDGQGKPIANQNVSFNVNGVFYHKLTDNNGIAKLGIRLMAGEYIITSYWNDFQTGNTIKIS
- the rfbD gene encoding dTDP-4-dehydrorhamnose reductase, yielding MKVLITGSNGMLGHDLTDVLNDKHELILTTSKTLDITDKEHTVEFIKENKPDIVINSAAYTNVDGCEENQKLAFSVNGEGVRNLAIGCREADCPLVHISTDYVFNGKNDTPWVEDDEIGPISVYGKSKLEGEEAIQEILDKFFIVRTAWLYGINGGNFPKTMLELAKTHDELTVVYDEVGTPTYTLDLAEAIGKLIETDYYGIYHITNSGSCSWCEFAKYIFEVAEVDVKVTPVTASEFARPAPRPSYSVLNNKRWVDNGFEPLRSYKEAIKDYLFCLKK